A stretch of the Polypterus senegalus isolate Bchr_013 unplaced genomic scaffold, ASM1683550v1 scaffold_3471, whole genome shotgun sequence genome encodes the following:
- the LOC120520073 gene encoding probable E3 ubiquitin-protein ligase TRIML1 isoform X1, whose product MERLVLSVPLLFSNVHFVLLFVSTVGFLPICFLHKEIADVTFDPETANQWLIVSEDGKQVRHTDTRQRVTDNPKRFDCSPDVLAREGFTSGRHYWEVEVGGKTEWTLGVARESINRKGDYTEPR is encoded by the exons ATGGAGAGACTGGTGTTGTCAGTCCCACTTCTCTTCTCAAATGTTCACTTTGTTCTTCTCTTTGTGTCTACAGTTGGATTCCTTCCTATATGTTTCCTGCACAAGGAAATTG ctgATGTCACTTTTGACCCTGAGACTGCAAATCAGTGGCTCATTGTGTCTGAAGACGGGAAACAagtgagacacacagacacacgacAGAGAGTGACGGACAATCCAAAGAGGTTTGACTGCAGCCCTGATGTCCTGGCCAGAGAAGGATTCACGTCAGGGAGACACTACTGGGAGGTGGAGGTCGGGGGGAAGACTGAGTGGACTTTAGGAGTCGCCAGAGAGTCGATCAACAGGAAAGGGGATTACACTGAGCCCAGATGA
- the LOC120520073 gene encoding probable E3 ubiquitin-protein ligase TRIML1 isoform X2, which translates to MRETNTRYDSIVGFLPICFLHKEIADVTFDPETANQWLIVSEDGKQVRHTDTRQRVTDNPKRFDCSPDVLAREGFTSGRHYWEVEVGGKTEWTLGVARESINRKGDYTEPR; encoded by the exons TTGGATTCCTTCCTATATGTTTCCTGCACAAGGAAATTG ctgATGTCACTTTTGACCCTGAGACTGCAAATCAGTGGCTCATTGTGTCTGAAGACGGGAAACAagtgagacacacagacacacgacAGAGAGTGACGGACAATCCAAAGAGGTTTGACTGCAGCCCTGATGTCCTGGCCAGAGAAGGATTCACGTCAGGGAGACACTACTGGGAGGTGGAGGTCGGGGGGAAGACTGAGTGGACTTTAGGAGTCGCCAGAGAGTCGATCAACAGGAAAGGGGATTACACTGAGCCCAGATGA